A portion of the Chaetodon trifascialis isolate fChaTrf1 chromosome 7, fChaTrf1.hap1, whole genome shotgun sequence genome contains these proteins:
- the ubr5 gene encoding E3 ubiquitin-protein ligase UBR5 isoform X8 produces the protein MTSIHFVVHPLPGTEDQLNDRLREVSEKLNKYSYNSHPHLSLLEQATLKQCVVGPNHAGFLLEDGRVCRISFAVQPDRLELSKPDGSDGSKLSSGSGTGRSSRPGRTSDPPWFLSGSDTLGRLAGNTLGSRWSSGVNGGSGGGGSGGGAGGGGAGGGSSGGGGSGGGGGGGGTSGRSSTAARDSRRQTRVIRTGRDRGSGLLGSQPQPVIPASVIPEELITQAQVVLQGKSRSVIIRELQRTNLDVNLAVNNLLSRDDEDGDDGDDTASESYLPGEDLMSLLDADIHSAHPSVIIDADAMFSEDISYFGYPSFRRSSLSRLGSSRVLLLPLERDSELLRERESVLRLRERRWLDGASFDTERGSTSREGEPSLDKKSIPVQSPVSLGEELQWWPDKDGVKFVSIGAMFSELVAVSSKGELYQWKWSEPEPYRNAQNPSIHHPRVSFLGLANEKITLFSANSIRATVATETNKVATWVDDTLSTVASKLEHSAQAFPELQGERMVSLHCCALYTCAQLENSLYWWGVVPFSQRKKMLEKARAKNKKPKSSAGISSIPNITVGTQVCLRNNPLYHAGAVAFSVSAGIPKVGVLLESVWNMNDSCRFQLRSPESLKNMEKTTKTQEIKTESKPELVKTEMGPPPSPASTCSDTSSIASSASLPYKRRRSTPAPKEEEKVNEEQWPLREVVFVEDVKNVPVGKVLKVDGAYVAVRFPGTSSSMSNQSAAAPADSDPSSLLQDCRLLRIDELQVVKTGGTPKVPDCFQRTPKKLCIPEKAEILAVNVDSKGVHAVLKTGNWVRYCIFDLATGKAEQENNFPTSNLAFLGQSERNVAIFTAGQESPIILRDGNGTIYPMAKDCMGGIRDPDWLDLPPINSLGMGVHSLANLPSNSTIKKKAAIIIMAVEKQTLMQHVLRCDYEACRQYLVNLEQAFLLDQGSQALGTLLDHRCDGNRNILHAAVSVCFPVSNKETKEEEEAERSERNTFAERLSAVEAIANAISVVSSNSSGNRTGSSSSRGLRLREMMRRSLRAAGLGRHESGPSSSDHQDPVSPPIAPPSWVPDPPPMDPDGDIDFILAPAVGSLTTASTGTSQGPSTSTIPGPSTESSVVESKDRKANAHLILKLMCDSVVLRPHLRELLSAKDARGMTPFMLAVSGRAYPAAITVLEAAQKMAKMGDPGIAEKEDADSVFMEMICPSGTNPDDSPLYVLCCNDTCSFTWTGAEHINQDIFECRTCGLLESLCCCTECARVCHKGHDCKLKRTSPTAYCDCWEKCKCKTLIAGQKAARLDLLYRLLTTTNLVTTPNSRGEHILLFLVQTVARQSVEHCQYRPPRIREDRNRKAANAEDSDMPDHDLEPPRFAQLALERVLQDWNALKSMIMFGSQENKDPLSASSRIAHLLPEEQVYLNQQSGTIRLDCFTHCLIVKCAPDITFIDTLLGTLVKELQNKYTPGRREEAINVTRRFLRSVARVFVILSVEMASSKKKNNFIPQPIGKCRRVFQALLPYAVEELCNVAESLIVPVRMGIARPTAPFTLASTSIDAVQGSEELFSVEPLPPRPSPDQSSSSSQTAASYIIRNPQPRRSSQSQPVRGRDEEQDDIVSADVEEVEVVEGVAGEEDHHDDQEEQGEENAEAEGQHDEHDEDGSDMELDLLAAAETESDSESNHSNQDNASGRRSVVTAATAGSEAGASSVPAFFSEDDSQSNDSSDSDSSSSQSDDVDQETFLLDEPLERTTSASHANSAAQAPRSMQWAVRNTPSQRATGSAPSSSSTPAASSTGLIYIDPTNLRRSSAISSSAAAAAAALEASNSSSYLTSASSLARAYSIVIRQISDLMSLIPKYNHLVYSQYPAAVKLTYQDAVNLQNYVEEKLIPTWNWMVSIMDSTEAQLRYGSALSSAGDPGHPSHPLHASQHSARRERMTAREEASLRTLEGRRRAATLLTARQGMMSARGDFLNYALSLMRSHNDEHSDVLPVLDVCSLKHVAYVFQALIYWIKAMNQQTTLDTPQMDRKRNREILELGLDNEDSEHENDEDTNQSSTLQDKDEDPVPAETGQNHPFFRRSDSMTFLGCIPPNPFDVPLAEAIPLADQPHLLQPNARKEDLFGRPSQGLYSSSYMASKGLAEASMDRNCLEILPTKMSYSANLKNVMSMETGQRGTGNQPLAEQELEASKPGPSPHDLAAQLKSSLLAEIGLTESDGPPLPSFRPHCSFMGMMISHDMLLGRWRLSLELFGRVFMEDVGAEPGSILTELGGFEVKESKFRREMEKLRNLQSRDLALEVDRDRDQLIQQTMRQLNTHFGRRCTTTPMAVHRVKVTFKDEPGEGSGVARSFYTAIALALLSNDKLPNLDCVQSVSKGMQASNLMQRLRNRDRERERRSGGLRAGSRRDRDRDSRRQLSIDTRPFRPSSEGNPSDEPDPLPAHRQALGERLYPRVHAMQPAFASKITGMLLELSPAQLLLLLASEDSLRARVEEAMELLIAHGRENGADSILDLGLLEAPEKAQQQENRKRHGSTRSVVDMELDDPDDGDDNAPLFYQPGKRGFYSPRPGKNTEARLNCFRNIGRILGLCLLQNELCPITLNRHVIKVLLGRKVNWHDFAFFDPVMYESLRQLIRHSQAGEADAVFAAMDLAFAIDLCKEEGAGQVELLSGGVNMPVTPLNVYEYVRKYAEHRMLVVAEQPLHAMRKGLLDVLPKNALEDLTAEDFRLLVNGCGEVNVQMLISFTSFNDESGENADKLLQFKRWFWSIVEKMSMTERQDLVYFWTSSPSLPASEEGFQPMPSITIRPPDDQHLPTANTCISRLYVPLYSSKQILKQKLLLAIKTKNFGFV, from the exons ATGACATCTATACACTTCGTGGTTCACCCGTTGCCCGGGACCGAGGATCAGCTCAATGACAG GCTCCGTGAAGTCTCAGAGAAACTCAACAAATACAGCTATAACAG TCATCCACACCTTAGTCTGTTAGAGCAGGCCACTCTAAAACAGTGTGTCGTCGGTCCAAACCATGCCGGATTTCTCCTTGAG GATGGACGCGTGTGCAGAATCAGCTTTGCAGTCCAGCCTGATCGCCTGGAGCTCAGCAAGCCGGATGGCAGCGATGG TTCAAAGTTGAGCAGTGGTTCAGGGACAGGAAGGAGCTCCAGGCCAGGCAGGACTAGTGATCCGCCCTGGTTCCTGTCTGGCTCTGACACACTTGGCAGACTGGCAGGCAACACCCTTGG GAGTCGCTGGAGCTCTGGCGTAAAtggaggcagtggaggaggtggaagtggaggaggagcaggaggaggtggcgCAGGAggtggcagcagtggaggaggagggagcggaggtggaggaggaggtggaggcacaTCGGGCAGGTCATCAACAGCAGCTCGTGATTCCCGTCGACAGACCAGGGTGATTCGTACAGGAAGGGATCGTGGCTCAGGTCTTCTAGGTAGCCAGCCTCAGCCTGTCATACCAGCTTCTGTCATCCCTGAAGAGCTTATTACTCAG GCCCAGGTAGTCCTTCAGGGGAAGTCCAGGAGTGTGATCATTAGGGAACTCCAGAGGACGAACCTGGATGTCAACCTTGCTGTCAACAACCTGCTGAGCCgggatgatgaagatggagatgatggagaCGACACGGCCAGCGAGTCCTACCTCCCTGGAG AGGACCTGATGTCCCTGTTGGATGCAGACATTCACTCAGCTCATCCCAGCGTCATTATTGATGCTGATGCCATGTTCTCAGAGGACATCAGCTACTTTGGCTACCCCTCTTTTAGACGCTCCTCGCTGTCTCGCCTTGGATCCTCCAGAG TTCTCCTTCTTCCCTTAGAGCGTGACTCAGAGCTGTTGCGTGAGCGTGAGTCTGTATTGAGGTTACGCGAGCGCCGGTGGCTGGATGGGGCCTCGTTCGACACAGAGCGAGGCTCCACCAGCCGTGAGGGCGAGCCCAGCTTGGACAAGAAGAGCATCCCAGTCCAGAGCCCTGTCTCCTTGGGAGAAGAACTCCAGTGGTGGCCTGACAAG GATGGTGTAAAGTTTGTGAGCATTGGAGCCATGTTCTCAGAGCTGGTGGCTGTCAGCTCCAAAGGAGAACTTTATCAGTGGAAGTGGAGTGAACCTGAACCTTATAGGAATGCACAG AATCCTTCCATTCATCATCCGCGTGTATCCTTTCTGGGTCTTGCCAATGAGAAGATCACCTTATTTTCTGCTAATAGCATCAGAGCCACTGTAGCTACGGAGACCAACAAG GTGGCAACCTGGGTGGATGACACACTGAGCACAGTGGCCTCTAAGCTGGAGCACAGTGCTCAGGCTTTCCCTGAGCTGCAGGGGGAACGTATGGTGTCATTGCACTGCTGTGCTCTCTACACGTGTGCACAGCTGGAGAATAGCCTCTACTGGTG GGGTGTTGTGCCTTTTAGTCAACGGAAGAAGATGCTTGAAAAGGCCAGAGCCAAGAACAAAAAGCCAAAGTCCAGCGCTGGCATCTCCTCGATACCCAACATCACCGTGGGAACACAG GTGTGTTTGAGGAATAACCCCCTCTACCATGCCGGTGCAGTGGCCTTTTCTGTCAGTGCTGGGATTCCCAAAGTGGGCGTCTTGTTGGAGTCTGTGTGGAACATGAACGACAGTTGCAGGTTCCAGCTGCGCTCACCAGAGAGCCTCAAGAACATGGAGAAGACCACTAAGACCCAGGAAATCAA GACGGAAAGCAAGCCAGAGCTGGTGAAGACTGAGATgggccctcctccctccccagcGTCTACCTGCAGTGATACCTCTTCCATTGCTAGCAGTGCCTCACTGCCCTACA AGCGAAGACGTTCTACTCCAGCTcccaaagaggaggagaaggtgaatGAGGAGCAGTGGCCCCTCAGGGAAGTGGTGTTTGTGGAGGATGTTAAAAATGTCCCTGTGGGAAAG GTGCTTAAAGTGGATGGTGCATATGTTGCTGTGAGGTTTCCAGGAACATCAAGCAGCATGAGCAACCAGAGcgcagctgctcctgctgactCAGACCCATCATCACTGTTGCAGGACTGTAGGCTCCTCAGAATAGATGAGCTCCAG GTGGTCAAAACTGGTGGGACTCCTAAAGTTCCTGATTGTTTTCAGCGCACCCCGAAAAAGCTCTGTATCCCAGAAAAGGCGGAGATTCTGGCTGTGAATGTTGACTCCAAAG GAGTCCACGCAGTGTTGAAAACTGGTAACTGGGTAAGGTACTGTATCTTTGACCTGGCCACAGGCAAAGCTGAACAGGAGAATAACTTCCCCACTAGCAACCTGGCCTTCCTTGGGCAGAGTGAGCGTAATGTTGCCATCTTCACTGCTGGACAG gaaTCTCCCATCATCCTTCGAGATGGAAATGGCACAATCTACCCTATGGCCAAAGACTGCATGGGTGGAATTCGAGATCCTGATTGGTTGGACCTGCCACCTATAAACAGCCTGGGAATGGGTGTGCACTCCCTGGCCAATCTCCCCTCTAACTCCACCATCAAAAAGAAAgctgctattattattatggctGTCGAG AAACAGACGCTGATGCAGCATGTTCTACGTTGTGACTATGAGGCATGTCGGCAGTACCTGGTGAACCTTGAGCAGGCTTTCCTGTTGGATCAGGGCAGCCAAGCCCTCGGAACACTCCTGGATCATCGCTGTGATGGAAACCGCAACATCCTccatgctgctgtctctgtctgcttccCTGTTAGTAACAAGGAGACCAAAGAAGAGGAAG AGGCTGAACGGTCGGAGAGAAACACTTTTGCAGagcgtctgtctgctgtggaggCAATTGCCAATGCCATCTCTGTGGTTTCAAGCAACAGTTCTGGAAATAGGACTGGCTCCTCCAGTAGCAGAGG GCTTCGTCTGAGGGAGATGATGCGCAGGTCTCTGAGAGCTGCAGGCCTTGGCCGTCATGAGTCTGGTCCATCATCCAGTGACCACCAGGACCCTGTGTCACCACCCATTGCCCCACCAAGTTGGGTCCCTGACCCCCCACCCATGGACCCTG ATGGTGACATTGATTTCATTCTAGCACCGGCTGTGGGTTCACTCACCACTGCCTCCACTGGGACCAGCCAGGGACCCAGCACCTCCACCATACCAG GGCCATCCACGGAGTCATCTGTGGTCGAATCTAAAGACAGGAAGGCCAACGCCCACCTTATCCTAAAGCTGATGTGTGACAGTGTTGTTCTGAGACCACACCTACGGGAGCTACTCTCTGCCAA GGATGCCCGTGGAATGACCCCATTCATGCTGGCAGTCAGTGGGCGAGCTTACCCGGCAGCCATCACTGTGCTGGAGGCTGCTCAGAAAATGGCCAAGA TGGGTGACCCAGGCATTGCAGAGAAGGAGGATGCCGACTCGGTGTTCATGGAAATGATTTGCCCCTCGGGCACCAACCCAGATGATTCGCCCCTCTATGTCCTCTGCTGCAACGACACCTGCAGTTTCACTTGGACTGGAGCTGAGCACATTAACCAG GATATCTTTGAGTGTCGGACCTGTGGTCTGCTGGAGtccctgtgctgctgcactgaatgtGCAAGGGTGTGTCACAAAGGACACGACTGCAA GCTGAAGAGGACCTCCCCCACAGCATACTGTGACTGTTGGGAGAAATGTAAGTGTAAAACACTCATCGCTGGGCAGAAGGCCGCTCGCCTGGATCTGCTGTACAGGTTACTCACAACCACTAACCTGGTCacaacaccaaacagcag GGGAGAACATATTTTACTGTTCCTGGTGCAGACTGTTGCCAGGCAGAGTGTTGAGCACTGTCAGTACAGACCACCACGCATCAGAGAAGACAGGAACCGCAAGGCTGCCAATGCAGAAG ACTCTGATATGCCAGACCATGACCTAGAACCTCCCCGCTTTGCTCAGCTGGCTCTGGAGAGGGTCCTGCAGGACTGGAATGCCCTCAAGTCTATGATCATGTTTGGCTCTCAGGAGAATAAAGACCC ACTTAGTGCCAGCAGCAGAATTGCTCACCTCCTGCCTGAAGAGCAGGTCTACTTGAATCAGCAGAGTGGCACCATTCGCCTTGACTGTTTCACTCACTGCCTCATTGTCAAGTGTGCTCCTGACATCACT TTCATAGATACCTTACTGGGTACACTAGTAAAGGAGCTGCAGAACAAATACACTCCTGGCCGGAGAGAGGAGGCGATCAACGTCACCAGGAGGTTCCTGCGCTCCGTAGCCCGGGTGTTTGTCATCCTCAGCGTGGAGATGGCCTCATCCAAGAAGAAAAA CAACTTCATCCCCCAGCCCATTGGGAAGTGTCGGCGAGTTTTCCAGGCTCTGCTGCCCTACGCTGTGGAGGAGCTGTGTAACGTAGCAGAGTCGCTGATTGTTCCCGTGCGAATGGGCATAGCCAGACCAACTGCTCCGTTCACTTTGGCCAGCACCAGTATTGATGCTGTTCAGGGCAGCGAGGAGCTCTTCTCTGTTGAACCGCTGCCTCCGAGACCCTCCCCTGACCAGTCCAGCAG cTCCAGCCAGACAGCTGCATCTTATATCATCAGGAACCCCCAGCCTCGGCGCAGCAGCCAGTCCCAGCCTGTCAGAGGAAGAGACGAGGAGCAGGATGACATCGTATCAGCagatgtggaggag GTTGAAGTTGTAGAGGGAGTAGCAGGTGAGGAAGACCATCATGATGACCAAGAGGAACAGGGAGAGGAAAATGCTGAGGCAGAAGGGCAGCATGATGAGCACGACGAGGACG GAAGTGACATGGAGCTGGATCTGCTCGCTGCAGCGGAAACGGAGAGCGATAGTGAAAGTAACCACAGCAATCAGGATAATGCTAGCGGGCGCAGGAGTGTGGTCACAGCAGCCACGGCTGGCTCTGAAGCAG GTGCCAGCAGTGTCCCCGCCTTCTTTTCAGAGGACGACTCTCAGTCCAATGACTCCAGTGACTCCGACAGCAGCAGTAGTCAGAGTGACGATGTTGACCAGGAGACGTTCCTGTTGGATGAGCCGCTGGAAAGGACGACCAGTGCTTCCCATGCCAACAGTGCAGCCCAGGCTCCTCGCTCTATGCAGTGGGCTGTTAGAAACACCCCCAGCCAGAGGGCCACTGGAAGTGCTCCCTCCAGCTCTTCAACACCAGCTG caagCTCCACAGGCCTGATATATATTGATCCTACCAACCTGCGTCGTTCCAGTGCTATCAgctccagtgctgctgctgctgcagctgctctggaggCCAGCAACTCCAGCAGTTATCTGACATCTGCCAGCAGCCTGGCGCGGGCCTACAGCATTGTCATCAGGCAGATCTCAGACCTCATGAGTCTGATTCCTAAGTACAACCATCTAGTCTACTCCCAGTACCCTGCTGCTGTAAAGCTCACCTACCAGGATGCAGTCAACCTGCAG AACTATGTTGAAGAAAAGCTCATTCCCACCTGGAACTGGATGGTGTCCATCATGGATTCCACCGAGGCTCAGTTGCGATATGGCTCAGCCCTGTCATCTGCTGGAGACCCAGGTCACCCCAGTCACCCACTCCACGCCTCTCAGCATTCTGCTCGCAGGGAACGCATGACAGCTCGGGAGGAGGCCAGCCTCCGAACCCTGGAAGGACGCAG GAGAGCAGCTACCCTGCTGACAGCTCGCCAGGGCATGATGTCGGCGCGGGGTGACTTCCTGAACTACGCCTTATCACTGATGCGCTCCCATAATGACGAGCACTCTGACGTGCTTCCTGTGCTGGACGTGTGCTCTCTGAAACACGTGGCCTATGTTTTCCAGGCTCTTATTTACTGGATTAAGGCCATGAACCAGCAGACCACTTTGGATACCccacagatggacagaaagag GAATCGAGAGATTTTGGAGCTTGGTTTGGACAATGAGGATTCTGAACACGAGAATGACGAGGACACCAATCAGA GTTCAACTCTGCAGGACAAGGATGAGGACCCAGTTCCAGCTGAGACGGGTCAGAACCACCCTTTTTTCCGGCGCTCTGACTCCATGACCTTCCTGGGCTGCATCCCACCCAACCCCTTCGATGTACCCCTGGCTGAGGCCATTCCACTGGCAGATCAGCCCCACCTCCTGCAG CCTAATGCCAGGAAGGAAGATCTGTTTGGTCGTCCCTCTCAGGGCTTGTACTCTTCCTCCTACATGGCAAGCAAAGGCCTGGCTGAGGCAAGCATGGACAGGAACTGCCTGGAG ATCCTGCCCACTAAGATGTCTTACTCAGCCAACCTGAAGAATGTGATGAGTATGGAAACTGGCCAGCGGGGCACTGGGAACCAGCCACTTGCAGAGCAGGAGTTGGAGGCTTCGAAACCAGGCCCTTCACCCCATGACCTCGCTGCCCAGCTGAAGAGCAGCTTACTTGCTGAGATTGGCCTCACTGAGAGTGATGGACCTCCTCTCCCATCATTCAG ACCTCACTGTAGTTTTATGGGGATGATGATCTCACATGACATGCTGCTAGGCCGCTGGCGTCTGTCACTGGAACTCTTCGGTCGTGTGTTCATGGAGGATGTTGGAGCCGAGCCTGGATCG ATCCTCACAGAGTTAGGTGGCTTTGAGGTAAAGGAATCCAAGTTCCGTCGGGAGATGGAGAAGCTGAGGAACCTGCAGTCCCGAGACCTGGCCCTGGAGGTGGATCGGGATCGAGACCAGCTAATACAGCAGACCATGCGTCAGCTAAACACGCACTTTGGCAGGCGCTGCACAACCACACCCATGGCCGTGCACCGGGTGAAGGTCACCTTCAAAGATGAGCCAGGCGAGGGCAGCGGCGTGGCCCGCAGCTTCTACACGGCCATCGCCCTGGCCCTCCTCTCCAATGATAAGCTGCCCAATCTGGACTGTGTTCAGAGTGTCAGCAAGGGCATGCAGGCCAGCA aCCTAATGCAGCGCTTGAGAAACAGAGAtcgggagagagagaggagaagtggAGGGCTTCGAGCAGGATCTCGGAGAGACCGAGACAG AGACTCAAGGAGGCAGCTGTCCATCGACACCAGGCCTTTCAGGCCCTCATCAGAGGGAAACCCCAGTGATGAGCCAGACCCTCTGCCTGCACACAGACAAGCCCTGGGTGAAAGGCTCTACCCACGTGTTCATGCAATGCAACCG gCGTTTGCCAGTAAAATCACAGGCATGTTGCTGGAGCTTTCCCCCGcacagctgcttctgctgctggctAGTGAGGATTCTCTCCGAGCCAGGGTGGAAGAGGCCATGGAGCTTCTCATTGCACATGGAAG GGAAAATGGTGCTGACAGCATATTGGACCTGGGTCTCCTGGAGGCTCCAGAGAAAGCACAA CAGCAGGAGAACCGTAAGCGTCACGGTTCAACCCGCAGTGTGGTTGACATGGAGCTGGACGACCCAGATGATGGGGACGACAACGCTCCTCTTTTCTACCAGCCTGGCAAACGAGGCTTCTACTCTCCTCGGCCTGGCAAGAACACAGAGGCCAGGCTGAATTGCTTTCGTAACATTGGCAG AATACTGGGGTTATGTCTGCTTCAGAATGAACTCTGTCCAATCACGTTGAACAGACATGTCATCAAAGTGCTGCTTGGGAGGAAG GTGAACTGGCATGACTTTGCATTCTTTGACCCGGTCATGTATGAGAGTCTGCGGCAGCTGATTCGCCATTCTCAGGCTGGTGAAGCAGATGCAGTGTTTGCTGCCATGGACCTGGCCTTTGCCATTGACCTCTGCAAAGAAGAAGGGGCTGGACAG GTGGAGCTTCTCTCTGGTGGGGTCAACATGCCAGTAACTCCCCTCAACGTGTATGAATACGTGAGGAAGTATGCTGAGCACAGAATGCTGGTGGTGGCTGAGCAACCTCTTCAT GCAATGAGGAAGGGTTTACTGGATGTGCTACCTAAGAACGCTCTGGAGGACCTGACAGCCGAGGACTTCAGGCTGCTGGTCAACGGCTGTGGAGAAGTCAACGTCCAGATGCTCATTAGCTTCACCTCTTTCAATGATGAATCTG GGGAAAATGCAGACAAACTACTGCAGTTTAAACGCTGGTTTTGGTCCATAGTGGAGAAGATGAGCATGACTGAGAGGCAAGATCTG GTGTACTTCTGGACCTCCAGCCCTTCCCTGCCAGCCAGCGAGGAGGGCTTCCAGCCGATGCCCTCCATCACCATCCGGCCTCCAGACGACCAGCACCTCCCCACAGCCAATACCTGCATCTCACGTCTCTACGTGCCACTCTATTCTTCAAAACAGATACTCAAACAGAAACTCCTGCTAGCCATTAAGACCAAGAATTTTGGTTTTGTGTAG